Proteins from a single region of Leucoraja erinacea ecotype New England chromosome 25, Leri_hhj_1, whole genome shotgun sequence:
- the LOC129709064 gene encoding immunoglobulin lambda-1 light chain-like — MNMSYWIRVVGALVFCAVYISAAVTVTQPPSMSTSTGQNIQIPCTISGSSSGANDVSWYQQIPGKSPKYLFWYYSGSIYKGTDIPDRFSISASGSSVTFAISSVQSVDAADYYCAKWDSGLHFGKGTRLGIGDPRAPIVTVLPPSADEVTSKGTATLVCLVNGFNPGSVAVEWTVDDSARNSDVETSPIQQDKDNTFSLSSYLTLTASDWNLHDLYSCVVTHQAQANPLKTNIMRSSCT; from the exons ATGAACATGTCTTATTGGATCCGTGTGGTCGGTGCGTTGGTGTTTTGCGCAGTTT ACATAAGTGCGGCAGTTACAGTAACTCAGCCGCCTTCGATGTCCACCTCTACGGGACAGAACATTCAAATACCCTGCACCATATCGGGTAGCAGTTCAGGCGCTAACGATGTCTCGTGGTACCAACAGATTCCTGGCAAAAGTCCCAAGTATCTTTTCTGGTATTATTCCGGCAGCATTTATAAAGGCACGGACATTCCAGACCGTTTTTCCATCTCGGCGTCAGGCAGCTCTGTAACATTCGCAATATCTAGCGTTCAATCGGTGGATGCTGCTGACTATTACTGTGCCAAATGGGATAGTGGTTTACATTTCGGTAAAGGAACGAGGCTGGGTATTGGCG ATCCCCGGGCACCGATCGTGACGGTCCTGCCGCCTTCAGCCGATGAAGTTACCTCAAAGGGCACAGCCACCCTGGTGTGTTTGGTGAACGGCTTTAATCCGGGCTCGGTGGCCGTTGAATGGACAGTCGACGACAGTGCAAGAAATAGCGACGTTGAGACCAGCCCGATCCAGCAGGATAAGGACAACACGTTCAGTCTCAGCAGTTACCTGACTCTGACAGCCTCAGACTGGAACTTACACGACCTTTACTCTTGTGTGGTTACACACCAGGCTCAGGCAAACCCACTTAAGACAAATATCATGAGATCCAGCTGTACCTGA
- the LOC129709066 gene encoding immunoglobulin lambda-1 light chain-like, with product MTYCIRLLCALALCATYLRAEITVSQPLSMSITPGQNLELTCTMSGATLGNDNVYWYQQIPGRTPRLLVYYWSSKSTPGRGPGVSERFSGSVSGNTGSFTISNVQSDDAADYYCAMWKNFLRFAKGTRVAVGNPRPPAASVLLPSADEMRVKGTATLVCLVSGFNPGAVEIQWTVDGSARSDGIETSRIQQEKDNTFSASSYLTLPATVWNSHEFYSCVVKHETQTTPLRVDIAKSSCM from the exons ATGACTTACTGCATCCGACTACTCTGTGCGCTGGCTCTTTGCGCGACTT ATTTACGCGCAGAAATTACAGTAAGCCAACCGCTTTCGATGTCCATCACTCCGGGGCAGAACTTAGAACTAACCTGCACCATGTCTGGCGCTACTTTAGGGAACGACAATGTATACTGGTATCAGCAGATTCCTGGACGTACTCCGCGGCTTTTAGTCTATTATTGGTCCAGCAAGAGCACTCCTGGTCGAGGTCCGGGAGTTTCAGAGAGGTTTTCCGGGTCAGTGTCAGGCAACACGGGGAGTTTCACAATATCTAACGTTCAATCAGACGACGCTGCCGATTATTACTGCGCTATGTGGAAAAACTTTTTAAGATTTGCAAAAGGAACACGAGTGGCTGTTGGCA ATCCTCGGCCCCCTGCCGCATCCGTTTTACTACCTTCAGCAGATGAGATGAGAGTAAAGGGCACCGCCACCCTGGTGTGTTTGGTGAGCGGGTTTAATCCTGGTGCTGTGGAAATCCAGTGGACTGTGGACGGCAGTGCGAGAAGCGACGGCATTGAGACCAGCCGAATCCAGCAGGAGAAGGACAACACGTTCAGTGCGAGCAGTTACCTGACTCTGCCAGCCACAGTCTGGAACTCACACGAGTTTTACTCTTGTGTGGTTAAACACGAGACTCAGACAACCCCGCTTCGGGTGGATATCGCGAAATCCAGCTGTATGTGA